A genomic segment from Aegilops tauschii subsp. strangulata cultivar AL8/78 chromosome 1, Aet v6.0, whole genome shotgun sequence encodes:
- the LOC109744026 gene encoding putative receptor protein kinase ZmPK1: MAGFASPALLPLVSLVLLLRSSAAQHTLGAGSSLSVEDHERPFLVSPDATFSCGFLPAVHVDNAFYFSVWFTAAKNRTAVWTANPGAPVNGRASRVSFGHDGVLALADANGTTVWDSKTGGNKRLAVSLLDAGNLLITDPEDSTGVAAWQSFDWPTDTLLPSQTLSKDKKLIAGYYTLYYDNDNVLRLLYDGPEIASIYWPDPDLGVFGSGRTNYNSSRVGVLDDAGVFLSSDNLRAEATDLGVAGAKRRLTVEQDGNLRMYSLDAAGGWTVTWAALKQPCSVHGLCGKNAICEYQPSLRCSCAPGYERVDRRDWTKGCNPTFTANCSGAVAPERFKFVKVAYTDFYGYDLGFNQSVTFQYCKSICLNTCSCIAFSYRTDGQGRCYPKGLLFNGYTSPAFPGSIYLKVPRGLNASAPTPSAGLDCNHNGSGAAIVPPYAYTYGAPSSHTNWSYVFAFAAALGFLELLLFFVAMAWWFLSGHESIPFPSSLEASGYRLILGTQFRRFTYRELKNATGNFNEELGRGGSGIVYRGVLDKATVVAVKKLTNVVQGEEEFWAEMTVFGRINHMNLVRIWGFCSEGKHKLLVYEYVENGSLDMHLFGDDVGKVLAWSERFKIALGAARGLAYLHHECLEWVIHCDVKPENILLTRDLDPKISDFGLAKLSGRKAIGDGVQLSHMRGTTGYIAPEWALSLPVDAKVDVYSYGIVLLEILIGSRISDQTTNGDRLEMCQIAQALKRVATTGEVVSLLDSRLDGQFNPRQAMEMVKLSLACMQERSNRPTMDDISKALTACDDEDEHPAYFR; the protein is encoded by the coding sequence ATGGCTGGATTCGCCAGTCCAGCCCTCCTTCCACTCGTCTCTCTCGTTCTGCTGCTGCGCTCCTCTGCGGCTCAACACACGCTGGGCGCCGGCTCATCCCTGTCGGTGGAAGACCACGAGCGGCCCTTCCTGGTGTCGCCGGACGCCACCTTCTCCTGCGGCTTCCTCCCAGCCGTCCACGTCGACAACGCCTTCTACTTCTCCGTCTGGTTCACCGCGGCCAAGAACCGGACCGCCGTCTGGACGGCCAACCCTGGCGCCCCCGTGAACGGCCGGGCTTCCCGTGTATCCTTCGGCCACGACGGCGTGCTGGCCCTCGCCGATGCCAACGGGACGACCGTGTGGGACAGCAAGACCGGCGGTAACAAGCGCCTCGCCGTCTCCCTTCTCGACGCCGGCAACCTTCTCATCACGGACCCGGAAGATTCCACCGGCGTTGCCGCGTGGCAGAGCTTCGACTGGCCGACGGACACGCTGCTCCCATCGCAGACGCTGTCCAAGGACAAGAAGCTCATCGCCGGCTACTACACGCTCTACTACGACAACGACAACGTGCTGCGCCTCCTCTACGACGGCCCGGAGATCGCCAGCATCTACTGGCCGGACCCGGACCTCGGCGTGTTCGGGAGCGGCCGGACCAACTATAACAGCTCACGGGTCGGCGTCCTCGACGACGCCGGGGTGTTCCTCTCCAGCGACAACCTGCGAGCCGAGGCCACCGACCTGGGCGTCGCCGGCGCCAAGAGACGGCTGACCGTCGAGCAGGACGGGAACCTGAGGATGTACAGCCTGGACGCGGCCGGAGGATGGACGGTCACGTGGGCGGCGCTGAAGCAGCCGTGCTCCGTCCACGGGCTGTGCGGCAAGAACGCCATCTGCGAGTACCAGCCGTCCCTCCGGTGCTCCTGCGCGCCGGGGTACGAGAGGGTGGACCGCCGGGACTGGACAAAGGGCTGCAACCCGACGTTCACCGCCAACTGCAGCGGAGCCGTGGCGCCGGAGCGGTTCAAGTTTGTCAAGGTGGCCTACACCGACTTCTACGGCTACGACCTCGGGTTCAACCAGTCCGTCACGTTCCAATACTGCAAGAGCATCTGTTTGAATACATGCTCCTGCATCGCCTTCTCCTACCGGACGGATGGCCAGGGCAGGTGCTACCCAAAAGGCCTCCTGTTTAACGGCTACACCTCGCCGGCGTTCCCCGGAAGCATATACCTCAAGGTGCCTAGAGGTCTCAACGCCTCGGCACCGACGCCGTCCGCgggcctcgactgcaatcataATGGTTCCGGTGCCGCCATCGTCCCTCCATACGCGTACACGTATGGGGCACCCAGCAGCCACACGAACTGGTCCTACGTTTTCGCCTTCGCCGCAGCACTCGGATTTCTTGAGCTTCTCCttttcttcgtcgccatggcatGGTGGTTCCTGTCAGGACATGAGAGCATCCCATTCCCCAGCTCTCTGGAGGCATCGGGCTATAGGCTCATCTTGGGGACCCAGTTCAGGAGGTTCACATACCGGGAGCTCAAGAATGCGACCGGGAACTTCAACGAGGAGCTCGGCCGGGGCGGCTCCGGCATTGTGTACCGCGGCGTGCTTGACAAGGCCACCGTGGTGGCGGTGAAGAAGCTGACAAACGTGGTACAGGGCGAGGAGGAGTTCTGGGCGGAGATGACGGTGTTTGGGAGGATCAACCATATGAACCTCGTGAGGATTTGGGGGTTCTGCTCCGAGGGGAAACACAAGCTGCTAGTGTACGAGTATGTGGAGAACGGGTCGCTAGACATGCACCTGTTCGGCGACGACGTTGGTAAGGTGCTGGCATGGAGTGAGCGGTTCAAGATCGCTTTGGGTGCCGCCAGGGGCCTAGCCTACCTCCACCACGAGTGCCTTGAGTGGGTCATTCACTGCGACGTCAAGCCGGAGAACATCCTGCTCACGCGGGACTTGGACCCAAAGATCTCTGATTTTGGGCTGGCCAAGCTGTCCGGGAGGAAGGCCATTGGCGATGGCGTACAACTCTCCCACATGAGGGGGACGACAGGGTACATCGCACCCGAGTGGGCGCTGAGTTTGCCGGTCGACGCCAAGGTCGATGTGTATAGCTATGGCATCGTGCTTCTGGAGATCCTGATCGGGAGCAGGATATCTGACCAAACGACTAACGGGGATCGGCTGGAGATGTGCCAAATCGCGCAGGCACTGAAGAGGGTGGCGACGACTGGAGAGGTTGTGTCATTGCTGGATAGTAGGTTGGATGGGCAATTCAACCCTCGGCAGGCCATGGAAATGGTGAAGCTCTCCTTGGCGTGCATGCAGGAAAGGAGCAACCGGCCGACCATGGATGACATCTCGAAAGCTCTTACAGCCTGCGATGACGAGGACGAGCACCCTGCCTACTTCCGGTGA